TACCCAATTTATGGAGATTTAAAAAATATTCCAGAAAGTTTTGAAAATTATATACACTTTTCAATGGATTTAAAATACGAGGACAGAATCATAGATAATTTTGATCTATCTCAAGGCTGGTATAGAAGTACAGAGATAAATGAACTCTTATTCAGAGATTTTGTTGTAGAAAACGGGAATTTATTCACGTTCGGAATCAAAAATTATTATAGCGATTATTTTTATGCACAGTTCATCGCTGATTTCAGGTTAAGTGATACCTCTTATTTTACTTATGAAAATTACAGTCTTTTCGACCTTCCGTCTTTGGTTTATATCTCTTTAGATTTTCCCACTTATTCTTATTTATCTTACAATAAAGAAGATCTTAGTTTTTTGGTGGGAAGAGTCCCTCTTTCATACGGTCCTATGAAATACAACTTAGTCTTATCTGATAACTCTCCTTATTATGATACCTTGGCTATTTCTTATTCTTTTAATGATAAATTAGATTACGATTTCTCTGTTTTATCCATGGTGCCTTTGCTTTCAAAAGAAGAGTATGCTGCGATGGATGACGAGTTTATCGCCTTTAGAAATGCTTTTTATAATGGTTTAAATTATAATCCAAACGAAAAACTTTATTTGGGAATAAGCTCATTGAATCAGGTGGCAGGAGAGCTACCTAATCCTGTAAATATGTTTATAATATCCGACGTGGGTGTATATGGTGGGTACATGAAGATTATCCCTTTTTGGGATATAAATATAGATAATGAATATGCATTTAATTATGACACAAATAGCAGTGGTTATGGTTTAGGCCTTTCAAAGACCTTTGATTTTGAAGGTGCCAAATTTAGAATTGGTGTTGAAAGATACAAAATACAAGATAACTTTTTTTCAAGCGTTTATCCATACGATAACTTATACTACAGAACCATCGCTTTATCTTCCGAACCTGGTGCCAGAATTTTTTTTGACTATCCTTTTGGTTTCAAGTATGGGGAAGATTCCAAAATTAATAGTGTTGATTTAACCTTAGCCTTTGAAAAAGGTTATTTCAATTACATCTGGGATTATGGAACGAACTCAAAAGGTATAATCGATAGCAATGTTTTCAGTTTCTTATTCAATACAAAGATGGGAGATTTTGAGATGAAATGGAAATCTTTGAAAAATGGTGAGGAAAAATTTGAGACATTTTTGATATCTTATTTATTCGAGGTGAACTTTTTATTGCCATGAAAAAAGTCGAGTTGTTATCCCCCGCAGGGAACTTTGAAAAATTGGAAACTGTGTATCACTATGGTGCCGATGCCGCATACATTGGTGGAAAAATTCTAAATTTAAGGGCATTTTCCAAAAATTTTGAAGATGAAGAATTGGAAAAGGCGGTAAAATTGGCTAGAAAATTACAAAAGAAACTCTTTGTAACTCTCAATGCAATACCCCACAATTCTGAATTGGAACTCTTACCTGATTATGTAAATTATTTGGAAAGATTAAAAGTGGATGGGGTAATAGTCGCGGATTTGGGTGTATTTAATATTGTGAAAAGAAACTCAAACTTACCTTTGATCGTAAGTACTCAGGCAAGTAACACCAATTGGGCCAGTGTTGCCATGTGGAGAGATTTAGGAGCGAAGAGGGTCATATTGGCAAGAGAACTTTCATTAAAAGAAATATCAGAAATCAGAGAAAAAGTCCCAGATATAGACATTGAAGTATTTATTCATGGAGCGATGTGTGTATCTATTTCAGGCAGATGTCTATTAAGTAATTACTTAACGGGACGAGATGCCAACAGAGGCCAATGTACACAGCCTTGCAGATGGAAGTACTATCTAATGGAAGAAAAAAGACCTGGGGAATATTTTCCTGTGTTTGAAGATGAAAGAGGAACTTACATTATGAATTCTAAAGACCTTTGTACTGTTGATTTTCTCGACAAAATAATCGAAACCGGGGTTGATAGTTTAAAGATAGAAGGAAGGATGAAAAGTAGTTATTATGCAGGAATGACGACTAAAGTATACAGGCAAGCAATAGATAGTTATTACAACAAAGAATACACTAAAGAACTTATCGATAGTTTAAAAAAAGAACTCGAAAGTGTTAGTCACAGAGAGTACACATCAGGTTTTTATTTTCATAAACCGGGTGAAAACTCCCAAAATTATAAGACTTCGTCCTACATTAGAAATTACAAATTTGTGGGGAAAATTATAGAAAAGATATCTGAAGATCAATATGTTGTTGATGTCAGGAATAAGATAGAAAAGGGTGAAGAATTAGAGATTGTAACCAAAAAAGGTGAAAATACTAAAGTATTATTGGATCAAATAGTAAATCTTGAAGATGGTAGTTTAATAGATAGTGCTAATCCAAATCAAAAAATTATTTTGAAGGAGTATAATTCCCTGGACGTCGGTGATTTAATCCGAGTTCCTGACAAAGGAGGCAATAAACACATTGATTGAATTGATTGATCTTACAAAACGTTTTTCGGAAAATGTGGTGGCGGTGGATCATGTAAACTTGGAAATAGAAGATGGAAAAATTTTCGGGTTTTTAGGACCTAACGGTGCAGGAAAAACAACCACTATAAACATGATCACAGGTTTGTACAAACCAACTTCTGGAAGAATTATTTATGATGGTATGGATTTTCAAAAAGAATCAATAAAGATAAAAAAGTTGATAGGTTTTGTTCCGGATGAACCATTTCTATTTGAAAAAATAACTGGAATATCTTATCTAAATTTTATAAGCGACGTGTTTGAGGTATCACTTGAAGAACGCAAAAAAAGAGGGGAGTGGTTGATAAAAACCTTTAAGCTCGAAAGCTCTATTAGCAACCCTATTTCTACTTATTCCCATGGGATGAAACAGAAATTAGCTCTGATTGCTGCGTTGATTCACAATCCAAAGTTCTGGATTCTCGACGAACCAATTGTTGGGCTTGATCCTGAATCAGCTTTTATTTTGAAAAATCTTATGAAAAAATATGTGGAAGCAGGAAATATAGTATTTTTTTCCACACATATTATGGAAATTGCAGAAAAAGTTTGTGATGAAATAGCCATCATTGATAAGGGAAGGATCATATTTGAAGGTTCTATAAAAGATCTAAGAAAGCTCAAAGGGGATAAAAGTTTGGAACAAATATTCTTAGAGGTGACAAATAGTGAAAGCGAAAAGATTGATTTCTCTTATCTTGATTAAATTAGATCAGCACTATGGAATTTCCAAAACTAAATACTCCATAAAAAGGAATAAAAGTGATTTAATTACTTTTATAGTCCTTTTTTGCGTCTTTGTACTAATCGTTGTTGCATATTCACCTCTATACCTTAACATGCTTAAAACTACTTTGGAGACTTACACAATCTTGAATATACAGCCATTATTTCTGGCAAACTTTTTTGTCTTAGCTGGTTTTTTTGGCTTCTTCTTAGGTGCTTTTCTGCTGATTGGAGAATTATTTATCAATAAAGATATGAATCTTTTATTAACCTTACCTTTGAAACCTTATGAAGTTATTTTAGGGAAATTATCTGTGATTTTATTTGATCAAATGTTTATTTCATTGATATTATTGCTGCCTTCTTTGATTTATTTTGGGGTTTATACTAAACAAGGTTTTTTATATTATTTAATATTCATAATTATTTTTCTTTTTTCGCAAGTATTTCCAATGACCTTGATTTTATTGTATGCGTTGTTGACTTCAAAACTATTTAAAAAATCTAATAGGCGAGAGCTCTTCTTGTATTTATCAACAATTTTTCTTATGGTTATCTTTGGTTTATATTTGTTTTTATCAGGGTCAAATTTCTCAATAAATACGCAAAATAGCAACGAAATACCCAATATTTCTATCAATCCCGATAGCGTCATTACTAAGTTAGCAAGGATTTATCCCCCTGCTTTTTTAGCCGTAAAATCTTTAACTAGTGGCATTTTTTTAAATTTAGCATGGCTTTTATTGTTCCTGGGCTTTCATTTATCCCTATTAATTTTAACGTTGTATGTTGGTGAAAAATTATATTATTCTAATTATTCTTCTCTGATAGAATCAAAACCTTTACTTAGAAAATCTAAAACTCAAGGAACTTATAACTTCTTCACTAAAGAATCTACAGTAGACAAAGCTCTATTGAAAAGAGAGTGGCTGTATTTTTTGAAAACACCTTCATTTTCAGTCAATGGATTTAGTAATGTTTTGGCCTTTCCAATAATATTGATAGTCTTTGGTATTATATTCAATAATGTGGAATTAGGGTTAAGTAATGAAATAATAAGTACGATATTACAATACAAATTATTTATTGTTGGTTTTGTTGCAACTTTAGCTTCGTCTATAAATGGTCTTTCTTACTCATGTTTTTCAAGGGAAGGAGGGTTAATAAAAGAACTGAAAATACTACCTGTTAATGTGGATCAAATTTTAAGGGCCAAAATTAAACATATTGTACAAATAAGCTCATTAGGTTTTGTTTCTGGTTTAATTATTGGGACATTGCTTTTTAAACTAAATCTTTATGAATTTTGCGGAGCCATGATCTTAGCGATTATTTTTAATTTGTTTCTAAATATAATTCAAATGATTATTGATGCTTCAAAACCATACTTAAACTGGGATAATCCACAGAAGGCGATGAAACAAAATATAAATGGTTTGCTTGCTATATTGTTGGTTTTTGGAGTTGTAGGAATCGTAGGGTTCTTGATATATAAATTGGTTCCATTATTCGATCAGTATCTTATTTTCATCATTCTAAACTTCATATTCTTGATTTTTAGCTTAATACTATGGAGATATTTAAAAAGAAAAACCGTTCAGCTTCTAAGTAGAGAATTATAATAGTAATTGTTTTTAAAAAAACTGCAAGAGGTGATGTATGTGAAGAAGTTTTTTGTTTTAATTTTACCGGTTATGTTTAGCTTTATGCTGGCTTTTTCAGAAAGTTATCAGTATTATATTTATCAAAACGATGCAGAGATTGGAAATATTATCGTGGAGTTTGATGCAGCCAATTATTTGGGAAAAACTACCTCTATTTTAAATATAGGGGAAAACACCCTAAGATTTGTTTCAGAAACAAAATATGATGATTCATGGACATTTCAAGAATATTCACTAGATATTTTTGTTTACAATCAAAAGCAAGGAACTTTGGTAAGTACTTACAACGGGAAAAAGGTCACAAATCAATTCAACGGTATAAATTTAAAAAATTATAACGTAGAAAACGTAATTATTTTAGATAATAACTTCATTTTAGACCATATATTCGCCCTTTATTATAAAAATTTGCCCGAAGGTAAATATTCAGCATTTGTTCCTCAATTGTCTCTAAACCAGACAACTTGGAACAATGCAATTTTAGACGTGGAAATTGAGTATAAAGATCCTCAAAATTTTGTAATTTTGTCTTCGGGTTTAGCACAGAATGTAGTCTTTCAAGACGGTAAAATCACCAAGGTTGAGATACCTTCTCAATCGATTGAAGTGACAATGCAAAAGAAAGAAGCAAAAGCGAAAAATTACGTTGAAAAAGAGATTGTTTTTGACAGCTTCGATGGCTTTAAATTGGAAGGTTCTCTGATGCTTCCAAAAGAAGTTGATAAAAATAAGAAGGCATTCGGTATTGTCTTGGTACATGGTTCAGGTTCACTTGACAGAAATGAAACTGGAGGAATACTTACACCTTTTTTGCACCTTTCAGAAGGCCTAGTTGAAGAAGGATATATTGTTCTAAAATACGACAAAAGAAATTTCACCATGGCAAAAAACGGCCAAAATTTTTCCAAGGTTATGCCAGACGTGTTTATCAAAGATGCAAAAGCAGCTATAAGATACTTAAAAACCCTACCAGAAGTTGATAAAGAAAAAATAATCGTTATTGGTCACAGTCAAGGAGCTTCTTTCTTACCTTATATAATTGAAGGAGAAGAAGTACTTGTTGCTGTTGCTCTTTCTCCAGCTTTGCTAGAGATTACAGAACAAATAGTTTACCAAGTAGAATATCAAATAGATTATTATAAAAAGCTTAATACTGACAATTCATTAGATAGTGTTATAGTAATGTTGGAAGACGTTTTGACAGAGGCAAAAAAAGTAAATGAAAGTATGAAAAAAGAAGAAATAGACCCAAACGAGCTATATTTAGATTATTATAGTGGAGAATTTTTAACTCGATGGAGTGAACTAAGTCGAAGTATGGTAGAAAAGTTTGTGAATATGAATGTTCCGTTATTAATAATCAATGGCACACAAGATTTGAAGACGCCCTACGAGCTCTTAAAAGAATATGAAAAAGAATTGAAAAAGAAAAATGATTTAGAAATAGTTTACATAGAGAATATGGCTCACGAGCTTGTCAACTTCCAAACATTAAAATTTGAAGATAAAGTAGTCGATCAAATCGCACTTTGGTTGGAAAGCCAGGGACTTTGATCAAAACCCCATTATCGCTGTTACAACAAATACAATTATGAAAGAAATAAGAGTTGTCAGACTCACGAAACTGCTAGCGAGTTCGGAGTCATAGTTGTTTTTTACCGAATAAACGATCGCCATCATTGCACTTGGTAGCAATGGGGAAAGAAAAAGAGAAATTCTTTGCAGTTCTGTACTTACAGGGATTAGTAAAGTGAATAACGAAACTATAAGTCCCAATAAATACTTTGTGGTTACAGAAATCGTTAAAATCCTTCTGTGAGCTTTTAGAGATACTATATTGAAATAAAATCCTACTAAAAACATTATCAAAAAATTATTGGCATCTTTTATAACCATCATAGGTGAAAGTACAAATTCAGGTAAATTAACGCCGTTTAGAAGAAATGCTAAAATTAAAGCTATAAAAGGAGGAAATTCAAACAGATCTACAATGTGGAACTTGCCTCCTTTTCCTTCAGCAACAGACTTGCCAACTCCAAATACGATAAAACTGTTTCCTAAGTCGTAAAGTGCAAAGTAAGTTATGGATTCAATGCCCCATAACATTTCTGCCAAAGGGTACATGAAAAGGCCAATATTCAATCCACAAAAAGCTAATAGTATTACTGTACTTATTTTTACATCTTCGATTTTTAAAGTTCTTAATAAAAACTTTCCACCCCAAAAGATCAGCAAACCACCTAAAAAACCTATCAGAACAAAAAATAATTTGGATAAATCTATTTGAGATGAAGTTATACCTATGAATACAGTCATGGGAAGTGTAAAATTGATTATCAAAGTTGTTAGAATATCACC
Above is a window of Petrotoga mexicana DSM 14811 DNA encoding:
- a CDS encoding putative ABC transporter permease subunit, translated to MKAKRLISLILIKLDQHYGISKTKYSIKRNKSDLITFIVLFCVFVLIVVAYSPLYLNMLKTTLETYTILNIQPLFLANFFVLAGFFGFFLGAFLLIGELFINKDMNLLLTLPLKPYEVILGKLSVILFDQMFISLILLLPSLIYFGVYTKQGFLYYLIFIIIFLFSQVFPMTLILLYALLTSKLFKKSNRRELFLYLSTIFLMVIFGLYLFLSGSNFSINTQNSNEIPNISINPDSVITKLARIYPPAFLAVKSLTSGIFLNLAWLLLFLGFHLSLLILTLYVGEKLYYSNYSSLIESKPLLRKSKTQGTYNFFTKESTVDKALLKREWLYFLKTPSFSVNGFSNVLAFPIILIVFGIIFNNVELGLSNEIISTILQYKLFIVGFVATLASSINGLSYSCFSREGGLIKELKILPVNVDQILRAKIKHIVQISSLGFVSGLIIGTLLFKLNLYEFCGAMILAIIFNLFLNIIQMIIDASKPYLNWDNPQKAMKQNINGLLAILLVFGVVGIVGFLIYKLVPLFDQYLIFIILNFIFLIFSLILWRYLKRKTVQLLSREL
- a CDS encoding peptidase U32 family protein, yielding MKKVELLSPAGNFEKLETVYHYGADAAYIGGKILNLRAFSKNFEDEELEKAVKLARKLQKKLFVTLNAIPHNSELELLPDYVNYLERLKVDGVIVADLGVFNIVKRNSNLPLIVSTQASNTNWASVAMWRDLGAKRVILARELSLKEISEIREKVPDIDIEVFIHGAMCVSISGRCLLSNYLTGRDANRGQCTQPCRWKYYLMEEKRPGEYFPVFEDERGTYIMNSKDLCTVDFLDKIIETGVDSLKIEGRMKSSYYAGMTTKVYRQAIDSYYNKEYTKELIDSLKKELESVSHREYTSGFYFHKPGENSQNYKTSSYIRNYKFVGKIIEKISEDQYVVDVRNKIEKGEELEIVTKKGENTKVLLDQIVNLEDGSLIDSANPNQKIILKEYNSLDVGDLIRVPDKGGNKHID
- a CDS encoding alpha/beta hydrolase family protein produces the protein MKKFFVLILPVMFSFMLAFSESYQYYIYQNDAEIGNIIVEFDAANYLGKTTSILNIGENTLRFVSETKYDDSWTFQEYSLDIFVYNQKQGTLVSTYNGKKVTNQFNGINLKNYNVENVIILDNNFILDHIFALYYKNLPEGKYSAFVPQLSLNQTTWNNAILDVEIEYKDPQNFVILSSGLAQNVVFQDGKITKVEIPSQSIEVTMQKKEAKAKNYVEKEIVFDSFDGFKLEGSLMLPKEVDKNKKAFGIVLVHGSGSLDRNETGGILTPFLHLSEGLVEEGYIVLKYDKRNFTMAKNGQNFSKVMPDVFIKDAKAAIRYLKTLPEVDKEKIIVIGHSQGASFLPYIIEGEEVLVAVALSPALLEITEQIVYQVEYQIDYYKKLNTDNSLDSVIVMLEDVLTEAKKVNESMKKEEIDPNELYLDYYSGEFLTRWSELSRSMVEKFVNMNVPLLIINGTQDLKTPYELLKEYEKELKKKNDLEIVYIENMAHELVNFQTLKFEDKVVDQIALWLESQGL
- a CDS encoding AEC family transporter → MTALINFVIIATIGNISKRFLPENTGDILTTLIINFTLPMTVFIGITSSQIDLSKLFFVLIGFLGGLLIFWGGKFLLRTLKIEDVKISTVILLAFCGLNIGLFMYPLAEMLWGIESITYFALYDLGNSFIVFGVGKSVAEGKGGKFHIVDLFEFPPFIALILAFLLNGVNLPEFVLSPMMVIKDANNFLIMFLVGFYFNIVSLKAHRRILTISVTTKYLLGLIVSLFTLLIPVSTELQRISLFLSPLLPSAMMAIVYSVKNNYDSELASSFVSLTTLISFIIVFVVTAIMGF
- a CDS encoding ABC transporter ATP-binding protein, with amino-acid sequence MIELIDLTKRFSENVVAVDHVNLEIEDGKIFGFLGPNGAGKTTTINMITGLYKPTSGRIIYDGMDFQKESIKIKKLIGFVPDEPFLFEKITGISYLNFISDVFEVSLEERKKRGEWLIKTFKLESSISNPISTYSHGMKQKLALIAALIHNPKFWILDEPIVGLDPESAFILKNLMKKYVEAGNIVFFSTHIMEIAEKVCDEIAIIDKGRIIFEGSIKDLRKLKGDKSLEQIFLEVTNSESEKIDFSYLD